A region of Methanocorpusculum labreanum Z DNA encodes the following proteins:
- the radA gene encoding DNA repair and recombination protein RadA has protein sequence MTALDIEEIPGVGPATADRLRDAGYITVESIATATPVDLAEAAELGESTTKKIIKAAREMADIGGFKTGTDILARRQDVLKLKTLVPEIDELFGGGLETQAITELYGEFGSGKSQIAHQLAVNCQLPQELGGLGGSCLYIDTENTFRPERIEQMAEGLELADLPEGYVVPTPDEFLANIHVARAHSSDHQMLLIDAARELSNELTASGLPVKLVIIDSLTSLFRSEYAGRGTLAGRQQKLNRHMHDLFKLVDDLNAVALVTNQVMANPGLLFGDPTKPIGGNIVGHTATYRVYLRKSKAGKRIARLVDSPNLPEGEATFMVETAGIKPC, from the coding sequence ATGACAGCACTTGATATTGAAGAAATCCCGGGAGTAGGGCCGGCAACCGCCGACCGGCTGCGTGACGCCGGCTACATCACGGTCGAAAGCATCGCGACGGCAACGCCGGTGGATCTTGCAGAAGCTGCCGAGCTTGGCGAGTCCACCACAAAGAAGATCATCAAAGCAGCCCGCGAGATGGCCGACATCGGCGGATTTAAAACCGGGACCGATATCCTTGCACGCAGGCAGGACGTTCTCAAACTCAAAACCCTTGTCCCGGAGATCGATGAACTGTTCGGCGGGGGTCTTGAGACCCAGGCAATTACCGAACTCTATGGTGAATTCGGTTCAGGAAAATCCCAGATCGCTCATCAGCTCGCGGTAAACTGCCAGCTCCCGCAGGAACTTGGCGGTCTTGGCGGCAGCTGTCTCTACATCGACACGGAAAATACCTTCCGCCCCGAGCGTATCGAGCAGATGGCCGAAGGGCTGGAACTCGCCGATCTGCCGGAGGGATATGTCGTTCCAACACCTGACGAGTTCCTCGCAAATATCCATGTGGCACGCGCCCACTCGTCGGATCACCAGATGCTCCTGATCGACGCTGCCAGAGAACTGTCCAACGAACTTACGGCATCCGGTCTCCCGGTCAAACTCGTCATCATCGATTCCCTGACCAGTCTCTTCCGTTCGGAATATGCCGGACGCGGAACGTTAGCCGGCAGACAGCAGAAACTCAACAGACATATGCACGACCTCTTCAAACTGGTCGACGATCTGAACGCGGTCGCTTTAGTCACGAATCAGGTCATGGCAAACCCGGGTCTTCTCTTCGGGGACCCGACCAAACCGATCGGCGGAAACATCGTCGGCCACACGGCAACCTACCGTGTCTATCTCAGAAAGAGCAAAGCCGGCAAACGTATCGCCAGACTTGTGGACAGTCCCAACCTTCCTGAAGGCGAAGCGACCTTCATGGTCGAAACCGCAGGTATCAAACCCTGCTGA
- a CDS encoding phosphoglycolate phosphatase — MPRAFITDIDGTLTDDRRRLSTEVVDEMRKLLDNDIPIILASGNTLCFLDAFSHMIGTDGTIIAENGGVYRLGYLGKKQISGNQELCLAAYQKVVDELQPKGDDLRLFSNRYRDSDIAFSRDAPTETVKEILKDMPVVVIDTGFAIHLQVPGITKGAAFEKLAEQMGLAPSDFLVAGDSVNDVSMLKLGGISVAPANASPEAKMAADHVMEKSYGEGTAEALRKYF, encoded by the coding sequence ATGCCCAGGGCCTTTATCACTGATATCGACGGTACGTTGACGGATGACCGCCGCAGATTATCAACGGAAGTCGTTGATGAGATGCGTAAACTTCTTGATAACGATATCCCGATCATACTTGCTTCGGGCAACACACTCTGTTTTCTGGATGCCTTTTCTCACATGATCGGAACGGACGGGACCATCATCGCGGAAAACGGCGGGGTGTATCGTCTTGGTTACCTCGGTAAAAAGCAGATCTCGGGAAACCAGGAACTCTGTCTTGCAGCGTATCAGAAAGTCGTGGATGAACTGCAGCCCAAAGGTGACGACCTGCGGCTTTTCAGCAACAGATACCGTGATTCAGATATCGCATTCTCCCGGGATGCGCCGACAGAAACTGTAAAAGAGATCCTCAAAGACATGCCGGTCGTCGTCATCGACACGGGATTTGCCATCCATCTGCAGGTCCCGGGCATCACCAAAGGTGCGGCATTTGAAAAACTGGCTGAACAGATGGGCCTTGCGCCTTCGGATTTCCTGGTCGCCGGAGACTCAGTCAACGACGTATCGATGCTGAAACTCGGCGGGATCTCCGTTGCTCCGGCAAATGCCTCTCCGGAAGCAAAAATGGCTGCAGACCACGTGATGGAAAAATCCTACGGCGAAGGTACGGCCGAAGCACTGCGCAAATACTTCTAA
- a CDS encoding PRC-barrel domain-containing protein, translated as MQSEQFTHNIRRKRVMSTDGKIIGQIRNVTFDAPTGQLKALVIRPDAGFDTTGYKLENEAITLPFEAVKDITDFIVVDRYMLR; from the coding sequence ATGCAGAGTGAGCAGTTTACCCATAATATCCGGCGAAAGCGCGTGATGAGCACCGATGGCAAGATCATAGGACAGATCAGAAACGTAACTTTTGACGCACCGACCGGACAGCTGAAGGCGCTCGTCATCCGCCCCGATGCAGGTTTTGATACGACCGGTTATAAACTTGAAAACGAGGCGATTACCCTGCCATTTGAGGCCGTGAAGGATATCACGGACTTTATTGTGGTCGACAGGTATATGCTTCGCTGA